The Salegentibacter sp. Hel_I_6 region AAATCTTTCTTGAAAATTGTCAAATTCTCTTCAGACAGTAAATATGAGCTAATCAGTTTTATTTCATCCTGCTGCTTTTCGATTTCCGATGTTTCTGCTTTAAAACGTTCAAAAGCCATTATTCCCAAATGGCGATAAATTCCGGTACCGGTAATTTTTTCCAGCAATTCTCCACGTTCCTCTTTTTTAGCCGAAAGAAATTTGGCAAAATCACCTTGCGCTAGTAAAACTGATTTAATAAACTGGTCGTAATTTAAACCGATTAGATCTTCATTTTTCGCCGGAACTTCAGATTTTTTTAGATCTAAAATCGAATTATCCTGGAGATTGGCAATCTCCATATTATAATCGTTAAGGTTTCCGTTTCGGTTCACCTCAATACTCCAGGAAGAAGTAAAGCGACCGGCACCGGTTTCGTAAGTAACTTTGGCGTAAGCTTCTTTTTGGTTTCGGGTAAGAATTGCACCTTTTTCCCTAATTTCTTTTTTGCTGATTTTTCCCAACCGTGGTACCTGGTTAAAAAGTGCCAGCGAAATAACATCCAGGATACTACTTTTTCCACTACCCGTGGGACCGGTGATGGCAAAAAGCGTATTTCCCGAAAAAGGAGCAGCTTCAAAATCAATGAAATTTTCGCCTTTTAAAGAGTTTATATTTTTAAAAGCAATGCTTAAGATTTTCATTTTTTAGCCTCTTTTTAATTGATGTACTTCTTCCAAAATTTCATTAAAAGCGCTCATTAATTCTTTTCGGGTTTCTTCGTCTTCTTCCTGCTTATCTACTAATTTTTGAAAAACATCTAAAGGCTGAAGATCTTCCAATTGCTGTTTTTGCTCATAAAGTTCGCCACTACCGCTTATTTTATTTTCAAAAGTGGCGCGGTGTTTAACGATTTCGTAACCTTCCACTTTAAAATTATCGACTAGTTGATCCAATTCATAAATCTTATTAGAATGGAAATTCTCTTCCTGTAATTCAATTTCGATTAAAGAAGCGAGTCCATTGCGTGGTTGCAGGTCCAATAATTTCTGCTGAAGTTTTTCCAGAGTTCCGGTAAATTTCAGTAATCTTCTAAATACAGGAATTTCTATACTTTGCGGTTCCCAGCCGTTTTCGGAATTCAAAAATAGAATACGGTTTTTATTACTTCGCTCACTAAAGGATAGTGCAATGGGTGATCCGCTGTAAAAAGTGGGTGTAGTAGCATTTACCCTTTGCGGTTTATGAATATGTCCCAGCGCGATGTAATTAAAATAATCACCAAACTGAAGCGCATTAAAGGCCGCCTGGTTCCCAATTTGGATATCGCGTTCACTTTCTGAAGTTTCGGCACCAGCAGCAAAAAGGTGTCCCATAGCTATAGCGGGAACGCCAGGATATTGAGTTTTACAAATTTCAGCGGCATCTAAAAACGTTTGCTGAATTCCCTTTCTTAAAGCTTCTAAACGGTCTTGATAAGAATTTCCATGGCTCGCAGTTCTAAGATCAGCATCCCGTAAATAGGGTAGGGCAGCGATCACAACTTCGGTTTGATTTTGTTCATTTTCTACAGGAATAATACATTCTGAAAGTTCATTAGGCAAGCCGCCGATAATATGAATATCCAGTTCACGCAAAACTTCCTGTGGTGCATTTAGCATTGTGGGAGAATCGTGATTGCCACCGGTGAGAATTATTTTGCAATTCAGGCGCTTTAGCTTCATTAAAGTCTTAAAATATTGCTGTCTTGCTTCAGAAGAAGGATTGGCAAGATCAAAAACATCTCCCGATACCAGTAAAACTTTTACTTTATTTTCCGCAATACAATCGCACAACCAATCTATAAAAAGATCAAAATCTGGGTGCAGGCTATGTTTGTGTAATTTTTTACCAATATGCCAGTCGGCGGTATGCAGAATTTTCATAGGAATCGGTTAAGGATTTTTGCCGGTGTGAAAGCCCGAAAATAATAAAAATTGCCCGTTTAAAATATTCGAATTAAGCTTGAATATCTTTAATTTTATGTCATTAACTTTCCTGCAAGATTTTTTAACCTTTTAGGAATTATAATTCTTTGAATTTAATAATCTCTGATTAAAATTTGCAGAAAATGCCAATCAACCAATACGAGCCTTTTGAAGAAAAATTAAACGTGATTTCTCACGCTTTTGGTTTAGTGTTAAGTATTCTTGGTTTGGTTTTACTTGTTTTAAGAGCAAGTGAGTTAGGCGAAACCGTTCATCTTGTGAGCTTCAGTATTTTTGGCGCAAGTATGATCTTGTTATATGCGGCTTCAACTTTTTACCATAGCGCGACCAATAAAAATTTACGATATAAACTAAATATTTTAGACCACGCATCTATTTATGTGCTTATTGCGGGAAGCTACACGCCCTTTGCGCTTGTAACCCTGGAGGGCTGGATAGGATGGACTATTTTTGGCGTTGTTTGGGGCTGTGCGATCACAGGCATTATCCTTAAACTTTTCTATATTGGAAAATATCAAACCCTATCTACCATAATGTATGTAGTAATGGGGTGGATCATAGTTTTCGCGATTAAACCTTTATACAATAACTTAAGTTCTGAAGGTTTGTGGTGGCTTTTTGCAGGTGGAGTTTCTTACACTATTGGTGCTGTTCTATTCAGTTTTGATAAGGTAAAATTTAATCACGCTATCTTTCACATATTTGTGCTTTTTGGTACATTTTGTCATTATTTGTCCATTTATTATTATGTTTTGCCGGGATAGACTTTCGGCTTAAAATACTACATTTTCTCATTTTTAATACTAATTTTAAATCCTGAAATGCAATTTTCATAATTTATAAACAGCACAGCTAATAAAATATGCTAAAGGAATTAGAGGAAGCTTACGGATTTATCTTTGAAGACGAACTTATTGAAGAAATTAATAATGTTGGTAAACTTCAGCTTGTTGAAGCCGGTGAAAAGATTATTGAAATTGGCGATTATGTGAAAATGATGCCTTTATTGATTGAAGGAGCTATTAAAATTATGAGGGAGGATAAAGACGGGGACGAACTTTTACTTTACTTTCTTGAGCGCGGCGATACCTGCGCAATGACGCTTTCCTGTTGTCTTGGTCAAACCAAAAGTGAAATTAGAGCCATAGCCGAAAGGGATACAAAATTGATTATGATCCCCATTGAAAAAATGGAAGAATGGACTTCAAAGTATAAATCCTGGCGTGATTTTGTTTTTGAAAGTTACCATGCTCGTTTATCTGAAATGTTAGATACTATAGACACTATAGCATTTATGAAGATGGATCAACGTTTAATGAAATACCTTCAGGATAAAGCCAAGATTAATCAGAGCGAAATTATAAATAATACTCATCAACAAATCGCTTACGATTTGCATACCTCCCGGGTAGTAATTTCCAGATTACTGAAAAAACTTGAAATAGATGGAAAGATTAAACTCCAACGAAATAGCATAGAAGTAATAGATCTTTAAACCTGTGTAACCCTTGTTACTGTAGAAAACCCATATTGCGGGTACTTTTGCACCGTAATAAATAAGATATGGAAATACTAGAAATACTGGGTTATTTTGGGGCATTAATTATAGGTATAGTGTTAGGCCTAATTGGGGGCGGAGGTTCAATCCTCACGGTTCCCGTATTGGTATATTTACTGGCAATTAACCCCGTAACGGCTACCGCATACTCTCTTTTTGTAGTTGGCGCTTCTTCACTTGTGGGAGCTTTTAAGAATATGCAAAAGAAGCTGGTAGATTTTAGAACCGCTATTGTCTTTTCTATACCGGCATTTATTGCAGTTTATGCTACGCGTAAATATATGGTTCCCGCCATTCCAGATTCTCTTTTTTACATTGGAAATTTTGAAATAACAAAGAACATAGGGATAATGTTGTTTTTTGCTATTATTATGATTCTGGCTTCAGTCTCCATGATTCGCGAAAATGGTAAGAAAAAGCTTGAAGCTGAAGAAATAAAATATAATTATCCGCTAATTGTTATTGAAGGAGTTGTAGTTGGAGTTTTAACCGGAATTGTGGGTGCCGGCGGTGGATTTTTAATCATCCCTGCATTAGTTCTTTTGGCAAAATTACCTATGAAAAAAGCCGTGGCGACTTCGTTGTTGATTATTGCCGTAAAATCACTGATAGGCTTTATTGGAGACGTTCAAAATATGAACATTAATTGGATTTTTTTAGCCATTTTCACCGCACTTTCCATGTTGGGAATGTTCGTAGGGATTTATCTAAATAAATTTATAGACGGAAAAAAATTGAAAAAAGGTTTCGGCTGGTTTGTGCTAATTATGGGTATCTATATTTTTTGGGCAGAAATTTCATAATATTTAAACTCTGGAAAATGCATCGTAAAAATTATGTTTTTGTAGGCTTTCAAATACCGCTTTTTTTTGCTTTTATTTTTGAAATTGATGATTTAAAATTTAACCGTTTGGAATTACTTCAACCGGTTTTTTTGATTTTAAGCGGAACAGGTTTTCTTATTATTTTAGTTGCTCTTTTGCAATTAAACACGAATCTTTCTCCCTTTCCCGCTCCAAAGAAAAATGCTTCTTTAATAACCTCTGGACTATTTAAATATATAAGACATCCAATGTATTCGGGAATATTTATTTTCCTGTTCTTCCTTTCATTGTATTTAACTTCAGGCTATAAGTTGGGAATTTCAATTTTACTGCTGATGTTATTTTGGTTTAAATCAAAATTTGAAGAAGAACAATTGTGCTTAAAGTATCCAAATTATAGTGA contains the following coding sequences:
- a CDS encoding exonuclease SbcCD subunit D C-terminal domain-containing protein, with amino-acid sequence MKILHTADWHIGKKLHKHSLHPDFDLFIDWLCDCIAENKVKVLLVSGDVFDLANPSSEARQQYFKTLMKLKRLNCKIILTGGNHDSPTMLNAPQEVLRELDIHIIGGLPNELSECIIPVENEQNQTEVVIAALPYLRDADLRTASHGNSYQDRLEALRKGIQQTFLDAAEICKTQYPGVPAIAMGHLFAAGAETSESERDIQIGNQAAFNALQFGDYFNYIALGHIHKPQRVNATTPTFYSGSPIALSFSERSNKNRILFLNSENGWEPQSIEIPVFRRLLKFTGTLEKLQQKLLDLQPRNGLASLIEIELQEENFHSNKIYELDQLVDNFKVEGYEIVKHRATFENKISGSGELYEQKQQLEDLQPLDVFQKLVDKQEEDEETRKELMSAFNEILEEVHQLKRG
- a CDS encoding isoprenylcysteine carboxylmethyltransferase family protein, coding for MHRKNYVFVGFQIPLFFAFIFEIDDLKFNRLELLQPVFLILSGTGFLIILVALLQLNTNLSPFPAPKKNASLITSGLFKYIRHPMYSGIFIFLFFLSLYLTSGYKLGISILLLMLFWFKSKFEEEQLCLKYPNYSDYRQRTGRFFPKFIR
- a CDS encoding Crp/Fnr family transcriptional regulator; the encoded protein is MLKELEEAYGFIFEDELIEEINNVGKLQLVEAGEKIIEIGDYVKMMPLLIEGAIKIMREDKDGDELLLYFLERGDTCAMTLSCCLGQTKSEIRAIAERDTKLIMIPIEKMEEWTSKYKSWRDFVFESYHARLSEMLDTIDTIAFMKMDQRLMKYLQDKAKINQSEIINNTHQQIAYDLHTSRVVISRLLKKLEIDGKIKLQRNSIEVIDL
- a CDS encoding hemolysin III family protein, which gives rise to MPINQYEPFEEKLNVISHAFGLVLSILGLVLLVLRASELGETVHLVSFSIFGASMILLYAASTFYHSATNKNLRYKLNILDHASIYVLIAGSYTPFALVTLEGWIGWTIFGVVWGCAITGIILKLFYIGKYQTLSTIMYVVMGWIIVFAIKPLYNNLSSEGLWWLFAGGVSYTIGAVLFSFDKVKFNHAIFHIFVLFGTFCHYLSIYYYVLPG
- a CDS encoding sulfite exporter TauE/SafE family protein, which translates into the protein MEILEILGYFGALIIGIVLGLIGGGGSILTVPVLVYLLAINPVTATAYSLFVVGASSLVGAFKNMQKKLVDFRTAIVFSIPAFIAVYATRKYMVPAIPDSLFYIGNFEITKNIGIMLFFAIIMILASVSMIRENGKKKLEAEEIKYNYPLIVIEGVVVGVLTGIVGAGGGFLIIPALVLLAKLPMKKAVATSLLIIAVKSLIGFIGDVQNMNINWIFLAIFTALSMLGMFVGIYLNKFIDGKKLKKGFGWFVLIMGIYIFWAEIS